The following proteins are encoded in a genomic region of Bacillus sp. FJAT-22090:
- a CDS encoding LLM class flavin-dependent oxidoreductase, whose protein sequence is MSEKKSLDQIKFSVLDLAPITQGGNPGEAFQHTKNLAQYAEKWGYNRFWLAEHHSMPGIASSATSVVIGYVAGATERIRVGSGGIMLPNHAPLVIAEQFGTLEAMYPGRIDLGLGRAPGTDQVTMMALRRDPRNNGQDFPQQLEELQGYLDVDSRFNKVRAIPGEGQDIPIWLLGSSGFSATLAAQLGLPFSFASHFSPQNTLPALERYRNYFEPSSVLDKPYAMVGLNVIAANTTEEAKILSTSHQLQFLSLIRNTPSQLQPPVETMEGIWTTFEKESILSQLKSTIIGNPDEVKEKLQAFLDETDADEMIINTTIYDPKARLRSYEIVAEVTGMKSL, encoded by the coding sequence TTGAGCGAAAAAAAATCATTAGATCAGATTAAATTCTCTGTATTGGATTTAGCGCCAATTACACAAGGTGGCAATCCAGGCGAAGCATTTCAACATACAAAAAACTTAGCACAATATGCAGAAAAATGGGGGTATAATCGATTTTGGTTAGCGGAGCATCATAGTATGCCTGGCATCGCAAGTTCAGCTACTTCGGTTGTCATTGGATATGTAGCGGGGGCGACAGAAAGAATCCGAGTAGGTTCTGGTGGAATCATGCTTCCTAACCATGCCCCCCTTGTTATAGCAGAACAGTTTGGCACACTCGAGGCAATGTATCCAGGGAGAATTGATTTAGGATTAGGTCGAGCTCCTGGTACAGATCAAGTGACAATGATGGCATTACGCAGAGATCCTAGAAATAATGGGCAAGATTTTCCTCAGCAACTAGAAGAACTGCAAGGGTATTTGGATGTTGATTCGAGATTCAATAAAGTGAGAGCGATACCAGGGGAAGGGCAAGACATTCCGATTTGGTTGCTTGGTTCTAGCGGTTTTAGTGCTACTTTAGCTGCCCAATTAGGTTTGCCATTTTCATTTGCAAGTCATTTTTCACCTCAAAATACGTTGCCTGCTTTAGAGAGGTATCGCAACTATTTTGAGCCATCCTCTGTATTAGATAAACCATATGCGATGGTAGGGCTAAATGTTATAGCAGCTAATACTACAGAAGAGGCAAAAATTCTTTCTACATCTCATCAATTACAGTTTTTAAGTCTTATTCGAAATACGCCAAGTCAATTACAACCTCCAGTAGAAACGATGGAAGGGATTTGGACAACTTTTGAGAAAGAAAGTATTTTGAGTCAGTTGAAATCTACAATTATCGGAAATCCAGACGAAGTAAAAGAAAAACTTCAAGCATTTCTAGATGAAACGGATGCCGACGAAATGATTATCAATACAACGATATATGATCCAAAAGCTCGCCTGCGTTCATATGAGATAGTTGCCGAGGTAACGGGTATGAAATCTTTATAA
- a CDS encoding ABC transporter ATP-binding protein has protein sequence MIRFEKVSKVFEDGTEALHNVSLTIEEGKLTVIIGPSGCGKTTLMKMINRLVVPSSGEIFIDGKAVSSLDEVKLRRTIGYVIQRIGLFPHMTIEKNASLVPNLIGWTKEKTTERIHALMKMVGLDPEQFLGKYPLELSGGQQQRIGVVRALAGNPEIVLMDEPFSALDPISREQLQIETKYLQEKIQKTIVFVTHDMDEALKIADTIIVMRKGQIEQIASPTELIEKPINNFVKDFIGIERINRRKSLSLREIQEFTTFFEEDKETPYLEVDATLLLEEAIALLDNDAVKSLLVKKGNEPLGYVNQSVLLRAIIAKEEVV, from the coding sequence TTGATTCGATTTGAGAAGGTGTCCAAAGTATTTGAAGACGGTACGGAGGCTTTACATAATGTTTCCTTAACAATAGAAGAAGGGAAATTAACTGTAATTATAGGACCGAGTGGCTGTGGGAAAACAACTTTAATGAAAATGATTAATCGTTTAGTAGTGCCGTCTTCAGGAGAAATATTTATAGATGGTAAAGCAGTTTCTTCGCTTGATGAGGTAAAGCTCAGAAGAACTATTGGTTATGTAATTCAACGTATAGGTTTGTTTCCACATATGACGATTGAAAAAAATGCATCACTTGTTCCAAATTTAATAGGGTGGACAAAAGAGAAAACTACCGAACGAATTCATGCACTTATGAAAATGGTAGGGCTTGATCCGGAACAGTTTTTAGGTAAGTATCCTTTAGAGCTAAGTGGAGGACAACAGCAGCGTATTGGAGTCGTAAGGGCTTTAGCTGGAAACCCGGAAATTGTTTTAATGGATGAACCTTTTAGTGCTCTAGATCCAATTAGTCGAGAGCAATTACAAATAGAAACAAAGTATCTGCAAGAGAAGATTCAGAAGACAATTGTTTTTGTCACGCATGATATGGATGAGGCTTTAAAGATTGCAGATACGATCATTGTAATGAGGAAAGGACAGATAGAGCAAATAGCCTCCCCAACCGAGTTAATAGAAAAACCGATTAATAATTTTGTAAAAGATTTCATAGGAATTGAGCGAATAAATAGAAGAAAGTCCCTTTCATTGCGTGAAATACAAGAGTTTACGACGTTCTTTGAAGAAGATAAGGAAACACCATATTTAGAGGTAGATGCCACTTTATTGTTAGAGGAAGCAATTGCTTTACTAGATAATGATGCAGTGAAGAGCTTGTTAGTTAAAAAGGGAAATGAACCGCTAGGATATGTAAATCAATCCGTCCTTCTTCGTGCAATTATTGCAAAGGAAGAGGTGGTTTAG
- a CDS encoding ABC transporter permease, producing the protein MRSFIETIQSRSDLIQEAFIQHIYLSFIALAIGIAIALPLGIFVARYRKFAEPIIGITAVFQTIPSLALFGFLVPLIGIGAKTALIALIIYALLPILRNTYTGVTSIDGSILEAGKGMGMTKNQLLWQIEFPLALPFIMAGIRTATVFTVGIATLATFVGAGGLGDVIYRGLQSYNNSLVLAGALPVALLAILFDFALKWIERKATPKGMKTGG; encoded by the coding sequence ATGCGAAGCTTTATAGAAACCATTCAAAGTAGATCAGACTTAATCCAAGAAGCTTTTATTCAGCATATTTACTTATCTTTTATTGCACTTGCTATTGGCATTGCGATTGCCCTGCCATTAGGCATTTTCGTTGCAAGGTATCGCAAGTTTGCCGAACCGATAATTGGAATTACTGCTGTGTTTCAAACGATTCCTAGTCTAGCTTTATTTGGATTTCTAGTTCCTCTTATTGGGATTGGGGCTAAAACAGCATTAATTGCTTTAATAATTTACGCACTTTTACCGATTTTACGTAATACATATACAGGCGTTACAAGTATTGATGGCTCGATATTAGAAGCAGGTAAAGGGATGGGAATGACTAAAAACCAGCTCCTATGGCAAATTGAATTTCCTTTGGCCTTACCGTTTATTATGGCGGGTATTCGAACAGCAACTGTTTTTACTGTCGGAATAGCGACTTTAGCAACATTTGTAGGAGCAGGTGGCTTGGGAGATGTCATATATCGGGGATTGCAGTCATATAATAATTCTCTTGTGCTAGCTGGTGCCTTACCTGTTGCTTTATTGGCTATTTTGTTTGACTTTGCTTTGAAATGGATTGAGAGAAAAGCTACACCAAAAGGTATGAAAACAGGAGGATGA
- a CDS encoding glycine betaine ABC transporter substrate-binding protein — translation MKRSLLTIGIAASLLLGACSSSNSEEALVISGKPWTEQFILPQILGQYIESKTDYKVEYKEGLGEVAIMTPALEKGDIDLYVEYTGTGLKDVLKEESEVGESSESVLERVKKGYEEKFQATWLSPLGFENTYTLAYAKDKDYDAKTYSDLVEVSRTGNMVFGAPHAFYEREGDGYDDFINSYPFTFTRTESLDPNVMYEAVKNGDVDIIPAFTTDGRIERFELQTTKDDLGFFPKYDAVPVVRLEALEKFPELEKVLNDLAGKISEEDMLKMNARVDIDGDKAEDVAHDFLVEKGLIDK, via the coding sequence ATGAAAAGATCATTATTAACGATTGGGATTGCAGCATCTTTATTATTAGGGGCTTGCTCCAGCTCCAACTCAGAGGAAGCACTCGTAATAAGTGGAAAGCCTTGGACGGAACAATTTATTCTGCCTCAAATATTAGGACAGTATATTGAATCGAAGACAGACTATAAGGTTGAGTATAAAGAAGGTCTTGGTGAGGTAGCAATTATGACTCCTGCCTTGGAAAAGGGCGATATTGATTTGTATGTGGAGTATACAGGTACAGGATTGAAGGATGTGCTAAAGGAAGAGTCGGAAGTCGGAGAAAGCTCTGAAAGTGTTTTAGAGCGAGTGAAAAAAGGATATGAAGAAAAGTTTCAAGCAACTTGGTTAAGTCCACTTGGTTTTGAGAATACGTACACACTCGCGTATGCCAAGGATAAAGATTATGATGCAAAAACGTATTCGGATCTTGTGGAAGTTTCAAGAACTGGAAATATGGTATTTGGTGCACCTCATGCATTTTATGAGCGTGAGGGAGACGGCTATGATGACTTTATTAATTCGTACCCATTTACTTTCACAAGAACCGAAAGTTTAGACCCAAACGTCATGTATGAGGCAGTGAAAAATGGAGACGTGGATATTATTCCTGCATTTACAACAGATGGTCGAATTGAACGCTTTGAGTTACAAACAACTAAAGATGACCTAGGCTTTTTCCCTAAGTACGATGCAGTGCCGGTTGTTCGTTTGGAAGCATTAGAGAAGTTTCCAGAGCTTGAAAAAGTTCTAAATGATTTGGCAGGGAAAATATCTGAAGAAGATATGCTAAAAATGAATGCACGGGTGGATATCGATGGAGATAAGGCGGAAGATGTCGCACATGATTTCTTAGTGGAGAAGGGGTTAATTGATAAGTAG
- a CDS encoding QueT transporter family protein, translating to MKTKTLATSGIIAALYVAVSFLVAPFAFGAVQFRISEMFNHLIVFNKKYIFGIVLGVFVTNLFSPLGLYDLTFGVAHSIITLSITIFASKYIKGHIPRMIFNTLLFTVTMFIIAIELNLALGLPFFYTWLTVAAGEFVVLAVGIPVIAALNKRLNFKSLL from the coding sequence ATGAAAACTAAAACACTTGCTACAAGCGGTATTATTGCTGCTTTATATGTAGCGGTATCTTTTTTGGTGGCACCATTTGCATTTGGAGCAGTACAGTTTCGTATAAGCGAAATGTTTAACCATCTTATCGTGTTCAATAAAAAATATATTTTTGGAATTGTACTCGGAGTATTTGTGACTAATCTGTTTTCCCCACTCGGTTTATATGATTTAACTTTTGGGGTAGCTCATTCGATCATCACTTTATCCATCACTATTTTTGCTTCCAAGTATATTAAGGGTCATATTCCTCGCATGATATTCAATACATTACTCTTTACTGTCACAATGTTTATCATTGCAATTGAATTAAACCTAGCATTGGGATTACCTTTCTTTTATACATGGCTTACTGTTGCAGCTGGTGAATTTGTCGTATTAGCAGTTGGTATTCCAGTAATAGCTGCTTTAAATAAACGCTTGAACTTTAAATCACTTTTGTAG
- a CDS encoding MBL fold metallo-hydrolase: protein MKHFFTLLSACMIFLIFGCTTEMQSEKTDTKVETSAPQINPGNELRVHFIDVGQGDSIFIQSPDGKTMLIDGGKRDSGKEVVNYLRTQGVKKLDYVVATHPDADHIGGLLAVLNSISIKHFIDSGKVHTSQTYENMLQLIGDKKIPFVVPNKGDKISLDSNMDVTVLNVGEESDDNNEASIVLKVQYGEISFLLTGDADKGVEKSMMQQYDLQSTFLKAGHHGSDTSTSEAFIRAVKPEVTILSYGKDNSYGHPKQEVVNHIKKVKSQAYSTAEVGNIVVTTNGVDYSVSTQDSPDEVEAKKTVSTPSILISSKDLQGEIVGIKNTGDEAVNLKDWELISIEGNQVYKFSNMNLDAGKTIYITSGPSAKEGHGYLQWTKRQIWRNDGDAASLINEKGEVISEVK, encoded by the coding sequence ATGAAACATTTTTTCACATTACTTAGTGCATGCATGATTTTTCTCATTTTCGGCTGCACGACAGAGATGCAATCAGAAAAAACTGATACAAAGGTGGAAACGTCTGCTCCACAAATAAATCCTGGGAATGAATTGAGAGTTCATTTTATAGACGTAGGACAAGGTGACTCCATTTTTATACAATCACCGGATGGAAAAACTATGTTAATAGATGGTGGCAAGAGAGACTCAGGTAAAGAAGTGGTGAATTATTTACGCACTCAGGGAGTGAAGAAGTTAGATTATGTCGTCGCAACTCATCCGGATGCTGATCATATAGGTGGTCTTCTTGCTGTGTTAAATTCCATTTCAATTAAACATTTTATAGATTCAGGGAAAGTACATACATCACAGACATATGAAAATATGCTTCAGCTTATAGGTGATAAGAAAATCCCGTTTGTCGTGCCAAATAAGGGAGATAAGATTTCATTAGATTCCAATATGGATGTTACTGTTTTAAATGTAGGAGAAGAATCGGATGATAATAATGAAGCTTCAATCGTGTTAAAAGTGCAATATGGAGAAATATCATTTCTCTTAACTGGTGATGCGGATAAAGGGGTAGAAAAAAGTATGATGCAACAATACGATCTGCAATCTACCTTTTTGAAAGCGGGTCATCATGGCTCCGACACAAGCACCTCAGAAGCATTTATTCGAGCAGTTAAACCAGAGGTCACTATCTTAAGCTATGGAAAAGATAATTCTTACGGTCATCCAAAGCAAGAAGTAGTAAACCATATTAAGAAAGTGAAATCTCAAGCCTATTCCACAGCGGAAGTAGGAAATATTGTAGTAACGACTAACGGAGTGGATTATTCTGTTTCCACTCAAGACAGTCCAGATGAAGTGGAAGCGAAAAAAACGGTATCCACCCCGTCCATCTTGATTTCGAGCAAGGATTTGCAAGGAGAGATAGTGGGTATAAAAAATACCGGAGATGAAGCCGTAAATTTAAAGGACTGGGAACTCATCTCCATCGAGGGTAATCAAGTATATAAGTTTTCAAACATGAATCTTGATGCTGGCAAAACCATCTATATCACAAGTGGTCCAAGTGCTAAGGAAGGTCATGGATACCTTCAATGGACAAAGAGACAAATTTGGAGAAACGACGGAGATGCAGCTAGCTTGATAAACGAGAAGGGAGAGGTCATAAGTGAGGTCAAATAA
- a CDS encoding DUF3006 domain-containing protein, whose translation MRSNKYTLDRFDGEYAVFLKHPNETESLLVARDQIKVHLEEGDIVSITVLGDTYKIESHEKETMDQSDKIQSLLERLKNGNK comes from the coding sequence GTGAGGTCAAATAAGTACACATTAGATCGTTTCGATGGGGAATATGCGGTATTTTTAAAGCATCCAAATGAAACAGAAAGCCTACTAGTAGCACGCGATCAGATAAAGGTGCATTTAGAGGAAGGAGATATTGTTTCTATAACAGTCTTGGGTGATACGTATAAAATTGAATCTCATGAAAAGGAAACAATGGACCAAAGTGACAAAATTCAAAGCTTATTAGAACGATTAAAAAACGGTAATAAATAA
- a CDS encoding polysaccharide deacetylase → MVIIIKKITILCAALFISIIFSTTTGQAAVETHYVGFNDQLLGFSDVKVINEDTKVPLEEIAANLDIPYETEKGNTFIRKQDLEIIYNETSNITTKNGTALSSVPFVRIDGKLFISVKFIAKEIGYKIENFPKQKTQRIYRDDWIRMSHAEYEIYLNQQLKSKQTQAKPGKATIYLTFDDGPNKFTAVNNATLKKYKVPGTFFFLGNNMKKNSSIIKSVVKEGHYIGTHSMTHDKSKVYKSANSFINEMNEGTKLIKEMTGLDSKLVRTPYGSKPHITTAMKNELIKNDYKLWDWDVDSQDWEYTDKQADQIVKNVKVGVEKAFKSGDKDIIILLHDRSQTTKALPQIIEWLQKEGYTLKTYEPKQHIVQNFLYDTSL, encoded by the coding sequence GTGGTTATAATCATAAAAAAAATTACTATTCTATGTGCAGCTCTTTTCATCTCTATTATTTTTAGCACAACCACTGGACAAGCAGCAGTAGAAACACATTATGTTGGCTTTAATGATCAATTATTAGGTTTTAGTGATGTAAAAGTTATCAATGAAGACACGAAAGTTCCACTGGAAGAAATAGCAGCTAATTTAGATATTCCTTATGAAACAGAAAAAGGAAATACTTTTATACGAAAACAAGACTTAGAGATTATTTATAACGAAACCTCGAACATAACTACTAAAAATGGAACAGCCCTTAGTTCGGTTCCATTTGTGCGAATAGATGGAAAGCTGTTCATTAGTGTTAAATTTATTGCTAAAGAAATAGGATATAAAATTGAAAACTTTCCAAAACAGAAAACACAGCGAATCTATAGAGATGACTGGATTCGTATGTCTCATGCAGAATATGAAATTTATTTAAACCAACAGCTAAAATCTAAACAAACACAAGCAAAACCAGGAAAAGCAACTATTTACTTAACATTTGATGATGGACCAAATAAATTCACAGCAGTAAACAATGCCACTTTAAAAAAATATAAAGTGCCAGGTACTTTCTTCTTTTTAGGAAACAATATGAAAAAGAACTCCTCTATTATCAAATCTGTCGTAAAAGAAGGCCATTATATCGGAACACATAGTATGACACATGATAAAAGCAAGGTTTACAAGTCCGCAAATTCTTTTATTAACGAAATGAACGAAGGAACCAAGCTAATAAAAGAAATGACCGGGTTGGATTCAAAACTCGTTCGAACCCCATACGGCAGCAAGCCCCATATAACGACAGCCATGAAAAATGAATTAATTAAAAATGACTACAAACTATGGGATTGGGACGTAGATTCACAGGACTGGGAATACACGGACAAACAAGCAGACCAAATCGTGAAAAACGTAAAAGTGGGAGTAGAAAAAGCCTTTAAATCAGGTGATAAAGACATCATCATCCTACTACACGACAGAAGCCAAACAACAAAAGCCCTACCCCAAATTATCGAGTGGCTTCAAAAAGAAGGCTATACACTAAAAACTTACGAACCCAAACAGCACATCGTCCAAAACTTCCTATACGACACATCCCTCTAA
- a CDS encoding CD3324 family protein, whose amino-acid sequence MTYIKANSVLPEELVKEIQKYIQGETIYIPKPEKSYKQWGALSGERKRIDERNAYLKQAYKNGVPMNKLATEHFLSVETVKKIIYSK is encoded by the coding sequence ATGACTTATATAAAAGCGAATTCTGTTTTACCTGAGGAGCTTGTGAAGGAAATTCAAAAGTATATTCAAGGGGAAACAATTTATATTCCGAAACCAGAAAAGAGTTATAAACAGTGGGGGGCGCTTTCAGGAGAAAGAAAGCGTATTGACGAAAGAAATGCCTATCTTAAGCAAGCTTATAAAAATGGAGTTCCGATGAATAAGCTTGCTACAGAACATTTTCTTTCTGTGGAAACTGTTAAAAAAATCATTTATTCTAAATAA
- a CDS encoding FusB/FusC family EF-G-binding protein produces MNPFIKSDQYNFIKYQTQNLINGHATVNDQAVLNALKSLTIEKVLGLFEELHEDQKLLLNPIVEVKEKSDAEVFLEQIKPYVVPFREIKEQTIKKLFPKAKKLKMPSLEQVDFSEISYLGWLDKGTNKKYLIVEHHGKLIGISGGYKNSNKKGICTLCNRFEEIGMFTSATKGATQDAYIKRGNYICQDSHKCNQNLVSHDKLEEFVELIIGS; encoded by the coding sequence ATGAATCCTTTCATAAAAAGTGATCAATACAACTTTATTAAATATCAGACACAAAACTTAATTAATGGGCATGCAACTGTAAATGATCAAGCTGTATTAAATGCATTAAAGTCGCTAACGATTGAAAAAGTATTAGGGCTATTCGAAGAGTTACATGAAGATCAAAAACTATTACTAAATCCAATAGTTGAAGTAAAGGAAAAATCAGATGCGGAAGTGTTTTTGGAGCAAATAAAACCCTATGTAGTTCCTTTTAGAGAAATAAAAGAACAAACAATAAAGAAATTATTTCCAAAAGCAAAGAAACTAAAAATGCCTTCATTAGAACAAGTAGATTTTAGTGAAATATCTTATTTGGGATGGTTGGACAAAGGGACGAATAAAAAATACTTAATAGTAGAACACCATGGTAAGCTTATAGGGATTTCCGGTGGCTACAAAAATTCCAACAAAAAAGGAATATGTACTTTATGTAATCGCTTTGAAGAGATTGGTATGTTTACTTCTGCCACAAAAGGTGCGACACAAGACGCCTATATTAAAAGAGGGAACTACATTTGCCAGGACAGCCATAAATGTAATCAAAATTTAGTTTCCCATGACAAACTAGAAGAATTTGTAGAATTAATCATCGGCTCTTAA
- a CDS encoding NUDIX hydrolase: MENEMLKIFDENRLEIGTATREKVHQLGLWHETFHCWFICSEEGKGYIYLQIRSDTKKDYPSLLDITAAGHLMATESVVDGIREVREELGIEVTFDELVPLGVIDYSVKTGELIDNELANVFIYNNNVNFEDFNLQVEEVSGIVRADFKQFTALWRNEVLAIEVEGYQLNELGERIPLKKIVERDSFVPHEDSYYKAVILEIQALL; the protein is encoded by the coding sequence ATGGAAAATGAAATGCTGAAAATATTTGATGAAAATAGATTAGAAATAGGAACAGCGACACGAGAAAAAGTTCACCAGCTTGGTTTGTGGCATGAAACATTTCATTGCTGGTTTATTTGTAGTGAGGAAGGGAAAGGGTATATATATTTACAAATTCGAAGTGATACTAAAAAAGATTATCCTAGCTTACTAGACATTACTGCGGCTGGTCACTTAATGGCTACTGAAAGTGTGGTTGACGGTATACGAGAGGTACGAGAAGAACTTGGAATAGAGGTAACTTTTGATGAGCTCGTTCCGCTCGGTGTAATAGACTATTCCGTCAAAACAGGAGAACTTATAGACAACGAGTTAGCGAATGTCTTTATATATAATAACAATGTAAATTTTGAAGACTTTAACCTCCAAGTGGAAGAAGTTTCAGGAATAGTAAGGGCAGATTTTAAACAGTTTACAGCACTTTGGAGGAATGAAGTTCTTGCCATTGAAGTCGAGGGATACCAGTTGAATGAATTAGGAGAAAGGATTCCACTAAAAAAAATAGTTGAAAGGGACTCCTTTGTTCCACATGAGGACTCTTATTACAAAGCAGTTATTTTAGAAATTCAAGCACTTCTATGA
- a CDS encoding 3D domain-containing protein — protein sequence MKKILGSLIITIVLLVSGVTQGFAATTVHTVNKGETLYSISKKYNVSIANLKSWNNLKSDSIKAKQKLKITGKEKTKNPSRSDSEDKVAKEIVVSASAFTANCNGCSGVTSTGINLKRNPDIKVIAVDPDVIKLGTKVYVEGYGYAIAGDTGSAIKGNKIDVFFSSKKEAYKWGRKSVTIKILE from the coding sequence TTGAAGAAAATTCTTGGATCACTCATAATCACAATCGTACTATTAGTCAGCGGAGTAACACAAGGCTTCGCAGCTACTACCGTTCACACAGTAAATAAAGGCGAAACTTTATATTCTATTTCCAAAAAGTATAATGTATCAATCGCCAACTTAAAGTCTTGGAATAACTTAAAATCAGATAGTATCAAAGCGAAACAAAAACTTAAAATAACAGGCAAGGAAAAAACAAAAAATCCATCTAGATCCGATTCAGAGGACAAGGTAGCAAAAGAAATAGTTGTATCTGCGAGCGCTTTTACTGCAAATTGCAATGGCTGCTCAGGTGTTACAAGTACAGGAATTAACTTAAAGCGTAATCCAGATATAAAAGTAATCGCAGTCGACCCTGATGTTATCAAGCTTGGCACAAAAGTGTATGTAGAAGGCTATGGCTATGCTATTGCTGGTGATACAGGCAGTGCAATTAAGGGAAACAAAATTGATGTATTTTTCTCTTCTAAAAAAGAGGCATATAAATGGGGCCGTAAATCTGTAACTATAAAAATATTAGAATAA
- a CDS encoding glycosyltransferase family 2 protein has product MKDIVIFLFQVTSYFIIFYMGFTSISYIVLFLFSMKNVMREGRLIKTESLEDMAVSERTYPVSIIVPAYNEEVGVVSTVRSLLALNYPEYEIIVVDDGSKDGTLLKLIEEFKLEKIELAVREHMKTQQIQSSYRSTIYSTVMVVSKTNGGKADALNCGINVSKYPYFCAIDGDSILENDALLKVMKPVIDSEGKTVAVGGSVRIANGTTISRSKVESIDLPKNPLVILQIVEYFRGFLIGRLGFTKINQLLIISGAFGLFHKNTVIKSGGYKVDTVGEDMELIVRLHRIIKEQKLDLQLKYIPDPVCWTEAPDSFRVLKSQRIRWQRGLAETLNAHKKMFLNPKYGLLGFIGFPYFFTVELLGAVMELIGYILIVGGVFFGFLDPYIVTILLLVTMLYGSFISALSILLEELTMFKYPKVKHLLLLFFWALTESFWFRPLLVIWRFEGLIKSFRRKEAEWGKMDRKGISSDSK; this is encoded by the coding sequence TTGAAGGATATTGTTATTTTCTTATTTCAAGTAACCTCCTACTTCATCATATTTTATATGGGATTTACTTCAATTAGTTACATCGTTTTGTTTTTATTTTCCATGAAAAATGTTATGCGTGAAGGAAGACTTATTAAGACGGAATCACTTGAAGATATGGCAGTGAGCGAAAGAACATATCCAGTTTCTATCATTGTTCCTGCCTATAACGAAGAAGTTGGAGTAGTTAGCACTGTTCGTTCATTGTTAGCACTCAATTATCCTGAATATGAGATCATTGTGGTAGATGATGGTTCAAAAGATGGAACGTTATTAAAATTAATCGAAGAGTTTAAATTAGAAAAAATAGAACTGGCTGTTCGAGAACATATGAAAACCCAACAGATACAATCCTCTTATCGTTCGACAATTTATTCAACCGTTATGGTCGTCTCAAAAACTAACGGTGGAAAAGCAGATGCTTTAAATTGCGGTATAAATGTATCCAAGTATCCATATTTTTGTGCAATCGATGGAGATTCTATATTAGAGAATGATGCTTTATTGAAGGTAATGAAACCAGTAATCGATTCGGAAGGTAAAACGGTTGCAGTTGGTGGTTCCGTACGAATTGCAAATGGGACTACCATTTCGCGAAGTAAGGTGGAGTCAATTGATCTACCTAAAAACCCCTTAGTCATCTTGCAAATCGTGGAATATTTTAGAGGTTTTTTAATTGGGAGACTAGGATTTACTAAAATTAATCAGCTTCTTATTATTTCAGGGGCATTTGGTCTATTCCATAAAAATACGGTGATAAAATCGGGTGGATATAAAGTGGATACTGTAGGAGAAGATATGGAACTTATCGTTCGCCTACATCGAATTATTAAAGAGCAAAAACTCGATCTTCAATTAAAATATATTCCCGATCCAGTTTGTTGGACGGAAGCACCTGACTCCTTTAGAGTATTGAAATCTCAAAGAATTAGATGGCAAAGAGGCTTAGCAGAAACATTAAATGCACATAAAAAGATGTTTTTAAACCCCAAATATGGACTACTCGGATTCATCGGCTTTCCTTATTTTTTTACAGTCGAATTATTAGGTGCAGTTATGGAATTGATTGGATATATTTTAATAGTTGGTGGAGTATTTTTCGGCTTTTTAGATCCTTACATTGTAACAATACTATTATTGGTTACAATGCTTTACGGATCATTCATCTCAGCTTTATCTATTCTTCTAGAGGAGCTTACTATGTTTAAATATCCAAAGGTGAAGCATTTATTATTGTTATTCTTTTGGGCATTAACAGAGTCCTTTTGGTTCCGTCCCCTTCTAGTTATTTGGCGATTTGAGGGCTTGATTAAATCATTTCGTAGAAAAGAGGCGGAATGGGGAAAAATGGATAGAAAAGGAATATCTTCAGATTCCAAATAA